In Ancalomicrobiaceae bacterium S20, the following proteins share a genomic window:
- a CDS encoding MaoC family dehydratase, with translation MSGLYYDEFVVGHVFRHAITRSVTEMDNVLFSSLTYNPQPLHIDFDFAAKSEWGRPLVNSLFTLGLMIGISVHETTLGTTIANLGMTDVRFPAPVFHGDTIRVETEVMAKRESRSRSDAGIVDLHHRAYNQDGVLVAECRRQAFMRRLPAAAHDV, from the coding sequence ATGTCGGGATTGTATTACGACGAATTTGTCGTCGGTCATGTGTTTCGACACGCCATCACGCGAAGTGTGACGGAAATGGACAACGTCCTGTTTTCCAGTCTCACTTACAATCCACAGCCGCTGCATATCGATTTCGACTTCGCCGCCAAGAGTGAATGGGGGCGACCGCTGGTGAACTCGCTGTTCACGCTCGGGTTGATGATTGGAATATCAGTGCACGAGACCACGCTCGGCACCACGATCGCCAATCTCGGCATGACCGACGTCCGGTTTCCCGCGCCTGTGTTCCATGGCGATACGATCCGGGTCGAGACCGAGGTGATGGCGAAGCGCGAATCGCGCTCGCGTTCCGATGCCGGAATCGTCGATCTTCACCATCGGGCCTATAATCAGGACGGCGTCCTGGTCGCAGAATGCCGGCGGCAGGCTTTCATGCGGCGGTTGCCGGCCGCTGCCCACGACGTCTGA
- a CDS encoding CoA ester lyase has product MRSLLFVPADSPRKLEKALASGADVLIVDLEDSVAAGAKAAARASAAAFLREVAATTERPKLYVRINAFVTGLVDADLDAVLGAGAEGIMLPKAGGGQDVTRLDAKIAVHEAIHGLGDGAIRVIAIATEMASALFQMGSYRGASRRLAGLAWGAEDLAADIGVPANRDATGAFLDPFRLARTLALLGAVGAEVVPIDGVYTAFRDLDGLRRECAEAVRDGFTAKMAIHPDQVAVINDAFTPSVDAVERARRVVEAFAAAGDAGVIGLDGAMLDRPHLRQAERLLARAASAGVA; this is encoded by the coding sequence ATGCGCTCGCTCCTGTTCGTCCCTGCCGACAGCCCGCGCAAACTCGAGAAGGCGCTCGCGAGCGGCGCCGACGTGCTGATCGTCGATCTCGAGGACTCCGTCGCTGCCGGCGCCAAGGCGGCGGCGCGTGCGAGCGCGGCGGCCTTCCTGCGCGAGGTCGCGGCGACGACCGAGCGTCCGAAGCTCTATGTGCGGATCAATGCCTTCGTCACCGGGCTCGTCGATGCCGATCTCGATGCGGTGCTCGGGGCGGGGGCGGAGGGCATCATGCTGCCCAAGGCCGGCGGCGGGCAGGATGTGACGCGGCTCGATGCGAAGATCGCCGTGCATGAGGCGATCCACGGGCTCGGCGACGGCGCGATCCGGGTGATCGCGATTGCGACCGAGATGGCCTCGGCGCTGTTCCAGATGGGCAGCTATCGCGGTGCCTCGCGACGGCTCGCGGGTCTGGCCTGGGGCGCGGAGGATCTCGCCGCCGACATCGGCGTGCCCGCCAACCGCGATGCAACGGGCGCCTTCCTCGATCCGTTCCGGCTGGCGCGCACGCTGGCGCTGCTCGGCGCGGTCGGCGCCGAGGTGGTGCCGATCGACGGCGTCTATACCGCGTTCCGCGACCTCGACGGGCTGCGCCGGGAATGCGCGGAGGCGGTGCGCGACGGGTTCACCGCCAAGATGGCGATCCATCCCGATCAGGTCGCGGTGATCAACGACGCGTTCACGCCCTCCGTGGACGCGGTCGAACGGGCACGGCGCGTCGTCGAGGCCTTCGCCGCGGCGGGCGACGCCGGCGTGATCGGTCTCGACGGCGCGATGCTCGACCGGCCGCACCTGCGCCAGGCCGAGCGTCTGCTCGCCCGCGCCGCTTCGGCCGGGGTCGCCTGA
- a CDS encoding flavin reductase family protein, with protein MFYEVKNGHGLPHDPFKAIVAPRPIGWISSMGKDGSVNLAPYSYFNAIANRPPMVIFSSDGMKDSVSNIAETGEFVANLATWDLRFAMNQTSAPLPRGVDEFVHAGLEKAPSQIVKPPRVAAAPAALECKVLEIVNPTTLAGTKSTNFMVIGEVVAVHIDDAYLTDGMFDMTKARTIARCGYMDYAVVDSLFSITRPTA; from the coding sequence ATGTTCTATGAAGTGAAGAACGGCCACGGCCTGCCCCACGACCCGTTCAAGGCGATCGTCGCCCCGCGCCCGATCGGCTGGATCTCGTCGATGGGCAAGGACGGCTCGGTCAATCTGGCGCCCTACAGCTACTTCAACGCGATCGCCAACCGTCCGCCGATGGTGATCTTCTCCTCCGACGGCATGAAGGACAGCGTCTCCAACATCGCCGAGACCGGCGAGTTCGTCGCCAACCTCGCGACCTGGGACCTGCGCTTCGCGATGAACCAGACATCCGCGCCGCTGCCGCGTGGCGTCGACGAATTCGTCCACGCGGGGCTGGAGAAGGCGCCGTCGCAGATCGTCAAGCCGCCGCGCGTCGCCGCCGCCCCGGCCGCGCTCGAATGCAAGGTGCTCGAGATCGTCAACCCGACCACGCTCGCCGGCACCAAATCGACCAACTTCATGGTGATCGGCGAGGTCGTCGCGGTGCACATCGACGACGCCTACCTGACCGACGGCATGTTCGACATGACCAAGGCCCGCACCATCGCGCGCTGCGGCTACATGGACTACGCGGTCGTCGACAGCCTGTTCTCGATCACGCGCCCGACCGCCTGA
- a CDS encoding nitroreductase, with protein sequence MSDTPDALTLLETRRTISTVALTNPGPTDDQIRTLIRIASRVPDHGKLAPWRFILFRGAASAAAGEKLAHLLAARDPATPEDRLAFERNRFTRVPLTIAVVSKAGPHVKIPEWEQVLSAGAATMNLVLAAHALGFAAQWLTEWIAYDAEAGALLGLKDGEKFAGFVTVGTPTTPPVDRPRPAYDDVVTEWQA encoded by the coding sequence ATGTCCGACACGCCCGACGCTCTCACCCTCCTTGAAACACGCCGCACGATCTCGACCGTCGCGCTGACCAACCCCGGCCCGACCGACGATCAGATCCGCACGCTGATCCGGATCGCCTCGCGCGTGCCCGATCACGGCAAGCTCGCGCCCTGGCGCTTCATCCTGTTCCGCGGCGCGGCCTCCGCCGCTGCCGGCGAAAAGCTCGCCCACCTGCTTGCCGCGCGCGATCCCGCGACGCCCGAGGATCGCCTCGCCTTCGAGCGCAACCGCTTCACCCGCGTGCCGCTGACCATCGCGGTCGTGTCGAAGGCCGGCCCGCATGTGAAGATCCCGGAATGGGAACAGGTGCTCTCGGCCGGCGCCGCGACCATGAACCTCGTGCTCGCCGCCCACGCGCTCGGCTTCGCCGCGCAATGGCTGACCGAGTGGATCGCCTACGACGCCGAGGCCGGCGCCCTGCTCGGCCTCAAGGACGGCGAGAAATTCGCCGGCTTCGTCACGGTCGGCACGCCGACCACCCCGCCCGTCGACCGGCCGCGGCCGGCCTATGACGATGTCGTCACCGAGTGGCAGGCCTGA
- a CDS encoding MFS transporter, which yields MTDKTVDADPTRHGYDPADMARRVKAILIGSTGNLIEWYDVYVFAAFQLYFASSFFADVPPERQQLFASIVFALGFIARPFGSMLFGALADMYGRRSALTMSVMLMCFGSLIIALTPSAHTIGLWAPTLLTLARLLQGLSQGGEYGASATYLSEMSHPERRGFYSGVWYMTLLGGQLLALVTLLIIQKALLTPEQLKDWGWRIPFFIGAGLALYTFYMRRDMHETAHFEQAQAVRKGRAPLMELVRHWREILIVVGVTIGGTSAFYTYTTYMQKFLKLSVKLTDDQTTLVTAGSLLVAVLMQPLFGAISDKVGRKPLLIYFGVLGTLGTYPLLSTLRATQDPWTAFLLICAAWAIVSGYTSITAVVKAEMFPTAVRAMGVGIPYALTVAIFGGTVDGVAQYFKTVAGHEDWFYWYATACIFISLLVYLRLPDTKHNSKMEKHV from the coding sequence ATGACGGACAAAACGGTAGACGCCGATCCGACGCGGCACGGCTACGACCCCGCCGACATGGCGCGCCGGGTCAAGGCGATCCTGATCGGATCGACCGGCAATCTGATCGAATGGTACGACGTCTACGTCTTCGCCGCGTTCCAGCTCTATTTCGCCAGCTCGTTCTTCGCCGACGTGCCCCCTGAGCGCCAGCAACTGTTCGCCTCCATCGTCTTCGCGCTCGGCTTCATCGCCCGGCCGTTCGGCTCGATGCTGTTCGGGGCGCTCGCCGACATGTACGGCCGCCGCTCGGCGCTGACCATGTCGGTGATGCTGATGTGCTTCGGTTCGCTGATCATCGCGCTGACCCCGTCCGCGCACACGATCGGCCTGTGGGCGCCGACGCTGCTGACGCTCGCCCGCCTGCTCCAGGGCCTCAGCCAGGGCGGCGAGTACGGCGCGAGCGCGACCTATCTCTCCGAGATGTCGCATCCCGAGCGCCGCGGCTTCTATTCCGGCGTCTGGTACATGACGCTGCTCGGCGGCCAGTTGCTCGCCCTGGTCACGCTGCTCATCATTCAGAAGGCGCTTCTGACGCCCGAACAGCTCAAGGACTGGGGCTGGCGCATCCCGTTCTTCATCGGCGCGGGGCTTGCGCTCTACACCTTCTACATGCGCCGCGACATGCACGAGACGGCGCATTTCGAACAGGCGCAGGCCGTCCGCAAGGGCCGCGCGCCGCTGATGGAGCTGGTCCGGCACTGGCGTGAGATCCTGATCGTGGTCGGTGTCACGATCGGCGGCACCTCGGCCTTCTACACCTACACGACCTACATGCAGAAGTTCCTGAAGCTGTCGGTCAAGCTCACCGACGACCAGACGACGCTGGTGACCGCCGGCTCGCTCCTGGTCGCCGTGCTGATGCAGCCGCTGTTCGGCGCGATCTCCGACAAGGTCGGCCGCAAGCCGCTGCTGATCTACTTCGGCGTCCTCGGCACGCTCGGCACCTACCCGCTCCTGTCGACGCTGCGTGCGACGCAGGATCCCTGGACCGCGTTCCTGTTGATCTGCGCCGCCTGGGCGATCGTCTCGGGCTACACCTCGATCACCGCCGTGGTGAAGGCCGAGATGTTCCCGACCGCCGTCCGCGCCATGGGGGTCGGCATTCCCTACGCCCTGACCGTCGCGATCTTCGGCGGCACGGTCGACGGCGTCGCGCAGTACTTCAAGACCGTCGCCGGTCACGAGGACTGGTTCTACTGGTACGCCACCGCCTGCATCTTCATCTCGTTGCTCGTCTATCTCCGCCTGCCGGACACCAAGCACAATTCGAAGATGGAGAAGCACGTCTGA
- a CDS encoding cytochrome c, with product MKRLLIGAVVLAAAGGAAFWALTAPTRLGPDEKPTPAPDATKGSYVFAMAGCASCHAAPSAKGDERLKLGGGLAFKTAFGTFYAPNISPDPKAGIGAWSVEDIVTAMRYGTSPGGAHYYPAFPYASYRRMTLDDSFDLAAYLKTLPAVDTISKPHEVPFPFNVRRGLGLWKLLFVDPTPVIALPKPDPVLERGRYLVEGPGHCGECHTPRNPIGGIDRSRWLGGAPALEGDGFTPDITPHPKAIGAWSISDIAFYLEQGLTPDGDAVGGAMAHVVENTAKLTKDDRTAIATYLKAVPAIEPPPKKPKS from the coding sequence ATGAAACGACTGCTGATCGGCGCCGTCGTCCTCGCAGCCGCCGGCGGCGCGGCCTTCTGGGCGCTGACCGCCCCGACGCGGCTCGGGCCCGACGAGAAGCCGACCCCCGCGCCCGATGCGACCAAGGGCTCTTACGTCTTCGCCATGGCCGGCTGCGCCTCCTGTCACGCCGCGCCGAGCGCCAAGGGCGACGAGCGCCTGAAGCTCGGCGGCGGGCTCGCCTTCAAGACCGCCTTCGGCACCTTCTACGCCCCGAACATCTCGCCCGACCCGAAGGCCGGCATCGGCGCCTGGTCGGTCGAGGACATCGTCACCGCGATGCGCTACGGCACCTCGCCCGGGGGCGCGCATTATTACCCCGCGTTTCCCTACGCCTCCTACCGGCGCATGACGCTCGACGACAGCTTCGACCTCGCCGCTTACCTGAAAACGCTGCCGGCCGTCGACACCATATCGAAGCCGCACGAGGTGCCGTTCCCATTCAACGTCCGCCGCGGCCTCGGCCTGTGGAAGCTCCTGTTCGTCGACCCAACCCCGGTGATCGCGCTGCCGAAGCCCGATCCGGTGCTGGAGCGCGGCCGTTATCTGGTCGAAGGCCCCGGCCATTGCGGCGAGTGTCACACCCCCCGCAACCCGATCGGCGGCATCGACCGCTCGCGCTGGCTCGGCGGCGCCCCGGCGCTCGAGGGCGATGGCTTCACGCCCGACATCACCCCGCATCCGAAGGCGATCGGCGCATGGTCGATCTCCGACATCGCCTTCTATCTGGAACAGGGCCTGACGCCCGACGGCGACGCGGTCGGCGGCGCCATGGCCCATGTGGTCGAAAACACCGCCAAGCTGACCAAGGACGACCGCACCGCGATCGCCACCTACCTGAAGGCGGTCCCGGCGATCGAGCCGCCGCCGAAGAAGCCGAAGTCCTGA
- a CDS encoding cytochrome c encodes MSKLKSAVAVLALLSVAGTAFAAGDVIKERQDKMKAIGGAMGKVLVKMVKGEEPYDAAKAKAAVETMSTNIKGFTDLFPAGSEKGGDTEAAPKIWSDMAGFKAAAAKLEQVASVQAANAGKDLDGLKAAVGALGATCKGCHDDYRIKKN; translated from the coding sequence ATGTCGAAATTGAAGTCTGCCGTCGCCGTTCTGGCCCTGCTCTCCGTCGCCGGCACCGCGTTTGCGGCCGGTGACGTCATCAAGGAGCGCCAGGACAAGATGAAGGCCATCGGCGGCGCCATGGGCAAGGTCCTGGTCAAGATGGTCAAGGGCGAGGAGCCCTATGACGCGGCCAAGGCCAAGGCCGCGGTCGAGACCATGAGCACCAACATCAAGGGCTTCACCGACCTGTTCCCGGCCGGTTCCGAGAAGGGCGGCGACACCGAGGCCGCGCCGAAGATCTGGTCCGACATGGCCGGCTTCAAGGCCGCCGCCGCCAAGCTCGAGCAGGTCGCATCCGTGCAGGCCGCCAATGCCGGCAAGGACCTCGACGGCCTGAAGGCCGCGGTCGGCGCGCTCGGCGCCACCTGCAAGGGCTGCCACGACGACTATCGCATCAAGAAGAACTGA
- a CDS encoding sarcosine oxidase subunit beta family protein codes for MRFSFLSLLRNAFSANENWPEQWRSPEPKPAYDVIIVGAGGHGLATAYYLAAECGVTNVAVIERGWLGGGNTGRNTTIIRSNYLWEESEALYDHALKLWKDLSQQLNYNVMYSPRGVLMLAHTIHDIQTSKRHVHANRLAGIDNEWLSPEECKAFCPPLNISDNIRYPVLGGALQRRGGVARHDAVAWGYARAASALGVDIIQNCEVTGIRRGANGAVEAVETSKGTIRAKKVGVVAAGHTSVVMGMAGVRMPLESYPLQALVSEPLKPAFPCVVMSNTIHAYISQSDKGDLVIGAGTDQYVSYSQTGGLHIDMHTLEAICELFPMFRRVRMMRSWGGIVDVTPDRSPIISKTPVPGLFVNCGWGTGGFKATPGSGNVFAHTIARGEPHPIAAPFSLDRFTTGRLIDEAAAAAVAH; via the coding sequence TTGCGCTTCTCGTTCCTATCGCTTCTCCGCAACGCCTTCTCGGCCAACGAGAATTGGCCCGAGCAATGGCGGAGCCCCGAGCCGAAGCCGGCCTATGACGTCATCATCGTCGGCGCCGGCGGCCACGGTCTCGCCACCGCCTACTATCTGGCGGCGGAATGCGGCGTCACCAATGTCGCGGTGATCGAGCGCGGCTGGCTCGGCGGCGGCAACACCGGCCGCAACACGACGATCATCCGCTCGAACTATCTCTGGGAAGAGTCCGAGGCGCTTTACGATCACGCGCTGAAGCTCTGGAAGGACCTGTCCCAGCAGCTCAACTACAACGTCATGTATAGCCCGCGCGGCGTTCTCATGCTCGCGCACACGATCCATGACATCCAGACCTCGAAGCGCCACGTGCACGCCAACCGGCTCGCCGGCATCGACAACGAGTGGCTGTCGCCGGAAGAGTGCAAGGCATTCTGCCCGCCGCTGAACATCTCCGACAACATCCGCTATCCGGTGCTCGGCGGCGCGCTGCAGCGCCGCGGCGGCGTCGCCCGTCACGATGCGGTCGCCTGGGGCTATGCCCGCGCCGCCTCCGCGCTCGGCGTCGACATCATCCAGAACTGCGAGGTGACCGGCATCCGCCGCGGCGCCAATGGCGCGGTCGAGGCGGTCGAGACCTCGAAGGGCACGATCAGGGCCAAGAAGGTCGGCGTCGTCGCGGCGGGCCACACCTCGGTCGTGATGGGCATGGCCGGCGTGCGCATGCCGCTCGAGAGCTACCCGCTGCAGGCGCTGGTCTCCGAGCCGCTGAAGCCGGCGTTCCCCTGCGTGGTCATGTCGAACACGATCCACGCCTACATCTCGCAATCGGACAAGGGCGACCTCGTCATCGGCGCCGGCACCGACCAGTACGTGTCCTATTCGCAGACCGGCGGTCTGCATATCGACATGCACACGCTGGAGGCCATCTGCGAGCTGTTCCCGATGTTCCGCCGCGTGCGGATGATGCGCTCGTGGGGCGGCATCGTCGACGTGACGCCGGACCGGTCGCCGATCATCTCGAAGACGCCGGTGCCGGGCCTGTTCGTCAACTGCGGCTGGGGCACCGGCGGCTTCAAGGCGACGCCGGGCTCCGGCAACGTGTTCGCGCACACGATCGCGCGCGGCGAACCGCATCCGATCGCCGCTCCCTTCTCGCTCGACCGGTTCACCACCGGCCGCCTGATCGACGAGGCGGCCGCGGCCGCCGTCGCGCACTGA
- a CDS encoding sarcosine oxidase subunit delta, with the protein MLLITCPYCGSRPEIEFRNMGEAHIARPDPATATDADMANFLYLRSNPKGLIAERWRHVHGCARFFNAVRHTVTDKFVMTYKVGEPKPDLEALAAAQTEAAR; encoded by the coding sequence ATGCTTCTGATCACCTGTCCCTATTGCGGGTCGCGGCCGGAGATCGAGTTCCGGAACATGGGCGAGGCGCATATCGCGCGTCCCGATCCGGCGACTGCGACCGACGCCGACATGGCGAACTTCCTCTATCTGCGCTCGAATCCGAAGGGCCTGATCGCCGAGCGCTGGCGCCATGTCCATGGCTGCGCGCGGTTCTTCAATGCGGTGCGCCACACCGTCACCGACAAGTTCGTCATGACCTACAAGGTCGGCGAGCCGAAGCCCGACCTCGAGGCGCTCGCCGCCGCCCAGACGGAGGCCGCCCGATGA
- a CDS encoding sarcosine oxidase subunit alpha family protein, with protein MTGSFRTASGGRIDRSKPVSFTWDGKPLQGVKGDTLASALLANGIHLVGRSFKYHRPRGIVSAGSEEPNAMVTVVRDTARTTPNLRATQVELYEGLKAESQNRWPSLDFDIGAINGFASPLLASGFYYKTFMWPRSFWKSVYEPNIRAAAGFGNPPTLPDPDRYQHRYAHCDVLVVGSGPAGLAAALAASEAGAKVIIVDEQAEFGGSLLAETEAQIEGRPARTWSADIFMGLALSDKVTCLPRTTAFGYYADNMIGLAERITDHLATPGRNSPRERLWQVRTKQVVLATGAIERPLVFPENDRPGIMLADAGRTYLNRYGVKAGSRVVVFTACDTAYLAALDLKAAGVEIAAIVDLRSEGGALTAKARAAGIRVETGATIRSTSGGKRVTSVEIGRVKPNGDVTSGDVVPCDLVLNSAGWTPNVSLFSQSRGKLAFDAATSTYLPGKSHEHERSAGACRGLTDLAAVIDDGYAAGSEAAKAAGFGSGFKKTFDASGATAPAGSHLGVVPHGRNPSKVKAFVDFQHDVTAKDIKLAVREGFKSIEHVKRFTTTGMATDQGKTSNMNALAIAATALDRSIPQVGLTTFRMPYTPTTFGILASTARGDLFDPIRKTPSHEFAVGRGAPFENVGQWKRTWYYPKAGEDMHAAVARECKTVRSTVGLFDASTLGKIEVVGPDAAEFLNRMYVNPFLKLEPGRLRYGILTRDDGFVYDDGVIARLAADRFHVTTTTGGAPRVLAMMEDYLQTEWPDLKVWLTSTTEQWAVFAVQGPKAREIVAKFLPGVDLSNEAFPHMSVRDVEILGVGAKLWRVSFTGELGYEINVPAEFGAAVWEKLVAAVEAAGGCLYGTEAMHVLRAEKGYIIVGQDTDGTLTPDEAGVGWAVGKAKRDFVGKRGLERPDLKAANRKQIVGLVAKDPKVVLEEGAQITEMNDPPAGTHAIGHVTSAYHSSVLGHGIALAQVERGRARMGETIYVPMPQGSIAVTVVDPIFYDKEGKRLHG; from the coding sequence ATGACCGGCTCGTTCCGCACCGCTTCAGGCGGCCGCATCGACCGTTCGAAGCCCGTGTCGTTCACCTGGGACGGCAAGCCGCTCCAGGGCGTCAAGGGCGACACGCTCGCCTCGGCGCTGCTCGCCAACGGCATCCATCTGGTCGGCCGCTCGTTCAAGTACCATCGGCCGCGCGGCATCGTCAGCGCCGGGTCCGAGGAGCCGAACGCGATGGTGACCGTGGTGCGCGACACCGCGCGCACCACGCCGAACCTGCGCGCCACCCAGGTCGAGCTCTACGAGGGCCTGAAGGCCGAGAGCCAGAACCGCTGGCCGTCGCTGGACTTCGACATCGGCGCGATCAACGGCTTCGCCTCGCCGCTGCTCGCCTCGGGCTTCTACTACAAGACCTTCATGTGGCCGCGGTCGTTCTGGAAGTCGGTCTACGAGCCGAACATCCGCGCCGCCGCCGGCTTCGGTAACCCGCCGACGCTGCCGGATCCCGACCGCTACCAGCATCGCTACGCCCATTGCGACGTGCTGGTGGTCGGCTCGGGGCCGGCCGGCCTCGCCGCCGCGCTCGCGGCCTCCGAGGCCGGGGCGAAGGTCATCATCGTCGATGAACAGGCCGAGTTCGGCGGTTCGCTGCTCGCCGAGACCGAAGCCCAGATCGAGGGCCGCCCGGCGCGGACCTGGTCGGCCGACATCTTCATGGGGCTGGCGCTCTCCGACAAGGTGACCTGCCTGCCGCGCACGACCGCGTTCGGCTACTACGCCGACAACATGATCGGGCTTGCCGAGCGCATCACCGACCATCTGGCGACGCCCGGGCGCAACAGCCCGCGCGAGCGGCTGTGGCAGGTGCGCACCAAGCAGGTCGTGCTGGCGACCGGCGCGATCGAGCGGCCGCTGGTGTTCCCGGAGAACGACCGGCCGGGCATCATGCTCGCCGATGCCGGCCGCACCTATCTGAACCGCTATGGCGTCAAGGCCGGATCGCGCGTGGTGGTGTTCACGGCCTGCGACACGGCCTATCTGGCGGCGCTCGATCTCAAGGCTGCCGGCGTCGAGATCGCCGCGATCGTCGATCTGCGCTCAGAGGGCGGGGCGCTGACGGCCAAGGCGCGCGCCGCCGGCATCCGGGTCGAGACCGGCGCGACCATCCGCTCGACCTCGGGCGGCAAGCGCGTCACCTCGGTCGAGATCGGCCGGGTCAAGCCGAATGGCGACGTCACCAGCGGCGACGTCGTCCCCTGCGACCTCGTGCTCAACTCCGCCGGCTGGACGCCCAACGTCAGCCTGTTCTCGCAGTCGCGCGGCAAGCTCGCCTTCGATGCGGCGACCTCGACCTACCTGCCGGGCAAGAGCCACGAGCACGAGCGCTCGGCCGGCGCCTGTCGCGGCCTCACCGACCTCGCGGCGGTGATCGACGACGGCTATGCGGCCGGATCGGAGGCCGCGAAGGCGGCCGGCTTCGGCTCGGGCTTCAAGAAGACCTTCGATGCGAGCGGGGCGACCGCGCCCGCCGGCAGCCATCTCGGCGTCGTGCCGCACGGCCGTAACCCGAGCAAGGTCAAGGCCTTCGTCGACTTCCAGCACGACGTCACCGCCAAGGACATCAAGCTCGCGGTGCGCGAGGGCTTCAAGTCGATCGAGCACGTCAAGCGGTTCACCACGACCGGCATGGCGACCGACCAGGGCAAGACCTCCAACATGAACGCGCTCGCGATCGCCGCGACCGCGCTCGACCGGTCGATCCCGCAGGTCGGCCTGACGACCTTCCGCATGCCCTACACGCCGACGACCTTCGGCATCCTGGCCTCGACGGCGCGCGGCGATCTGTTCGATCCGATCCGCAAGACGCCGAGCCATGAGTTCGCGGTCGGCCGCGGCGCGCCGTTCGAGAACGTCGGGCAGTGGAAGCGCACCTGGTACTATCCGAAGGCCGGGGAGGACATGCATGCCGCGGTCGCCCGCGAGTGCAAGACGGTGCGCTCGACCGTCGGTCTGTTCGACGCCTCGACGCTCGGCAAGATCGAGGTGGTCGGGCCGGACGCGGCCGAGTTCCTGAACCGGATGTACGTCAATCCGTTCCTCAAGCTCGAGCCTGGGCGGCTGCGCTACGGCATCCTGACCCGCGACGACGGCTTCGTCTACGACGACGGCGTCATCGCGCGCCTTGCGGCGGACCGCTTCCACGTCACCACCACGACCGGAGGCGCGCCGCGCGTGCTGGCGATGATGGAGGACTACCTGCAGACGGAATGGCCGGATCTCAAGGTCTGGCTGACCTCGACCACCGAACAGTGGGCGGTGTTCGCGGTGCAGGGACCAAAGGCGCGCGAGATCGTGGCCAAGTTCCTGCCCGGTGTGGACCTCTCCAACGAGGCGTTCCCGCACATGAGCGTGCGCGACGTCGAGATCCTCGGCGTCGGGGCAAAGCTCTGGCGGGTCAGCTTCACCGGCGAGCTCGGCTACGAGATCAACGTGCCGGCCGAGTTCGGCGCGGCGGTCTGGGAAAAGCTGGTCGCGGCGGTCGAGGCGGCCGGCGGCTGCCTCTACGGCACCGAGGCGATGCACGTGCTGCGCGCCGAGAAGGGCTACATCATCGTCGGCCAGGACACCGACGGCACGCTGACGCCGGACGAGGCGGGCGTGGGCTGGGCCGTCGGCAAGGCCAAGCGCGACTTCGTCGGCAAGCGCGGTCTGGAGCGCCCGGACCTCAAGGCCGCCAACCGCAAGCAGATCGTCGGCCTCGTCGCCAAGGATCCGAAGGTGGTGCTCGAAGAGGGCGCGCAGATCACCGAGATGAACGATCCGCCGGCGGGTACGCATGCGATCGGTCACGTGACCTCGGCCTACCACTCCTCGGTGCTCGGCCATGGCATCGCGCTGGCGCAGGTCGAACGCGGCCGCGCCCGCATGGGCGAGACCATCTATGTGCCGATGCCGCAGGGCTCGATCGCGGTCACGGTGGTCGATCCGATCTTCTACGACAAGGAAGGGAAGCGCCTCCATGGCTGA
- a CDS encoding sarcosine oxidase subunit gamma family protein, translating to MADALARKGALDGLAAWPKGTRHTLEPVGPRPVFVFRGPETAAANVGTALGVNFGQPLNQAQVAGTRATLRIGPDEWLILGLGDEGPAIAATVAAAAGEAHSLVDVSHRNVGMVFAGSRVEAALNTGCPLDLSLAAFPVGMATRTLLGKVEIVLWRQAADRFHIECWRSFAPYVHAFLGEAVLEYAA from the coding sequence ATGGCTGACGCTCTCGCCCGCAAGGGGGCCCTCGACGGCCTCGCCGCATGGCCCAAGGGCACGCGGCACACGCTCGAGCCGGTCGGACCGCGCCCGGTCTTCGTGTTCCGCGGCCCGGAGACGGCCGCGGCCAATGTCGGCACCGCGCTCGGCGTCAACTTCGGCCAGCCGCTCAATCAGGCGCAGGTCGCCGGCACGCGGGCGACGCTGCGCATCGGGCCGGACGAGTGGCTGATCCTCGGCCTCGGCGACGAGGGCCCGGCGATCGCCGCGACGGTGGCGGCGGCCGCCGGCGAGGCGCATTCGCTGGTCGACGTCTCGCATCGCAATGTCGGCATGGTGTTCGCCGGCAGCCGCGTCGAGGCGGCGCTCAACACCGGTTGCCCGCTCGATCTGAGCCTCGCGGCATTCCCGGTCGGCATGGCGACGCGCACGCTCCTCGGCAAGGTCGAGATCGTGCTGTGGCGGCAGGCGGCGGACCGCTTCCACATCGAGTGCTGGCGATCGTTTGCGCCTTACGTGCACGCGTTCCTCGGCGAGGCCGTGCTCGAATACGCGGCCTGA